One Streptomyces sp. V4I8 genomic window carries:
- a CDS encoding ABC transporter permease yields MLFQDTALIYGRYLRQSLRSRFALLFGVLMPLLYLLFFGPLLTDLPLGEEGSSWQVLVPGLLLQLGLFGASFAGFAIIIEQGQGVVERMRVTPVSRLALLLGRVLRDATVFVFQAVLLVLAALVMGLRAPLPGVLIGFAFVALLTVSLASLSYALAMKVRTPQEFGPAVNAMTMPMMLLSGLMLPMTLGPAWLDVLSHFVPFRYLVDAVRDAYVGSYATAHMLYGVLVALAFTALAVTVGTRVFRTAGA; encoded by the coding sequence ATGCTGTTCCAGGACACGGCCCTCATCTACGGCCGCTATCTCCGCCAGTCCCTGCGCTCCCGCTTCGCCCTGCTCTTCGGCGTGCTGATGCCGCTGCTGTACCTGCTCTTCTTCGGTCCGCTGCTGACGGATCTGCCGCTGGGAGAGGAGGGCAGCTCATGGCAGGTGCTGGTGCCCGGGCTGCTGCTGCAACTCGGCTTGTTCGGGGCGTCGTTCGCGGGCTTCGCGATCATCATCGAGCAGGGCCAGGGCGTGGTGGAGCGGATGCGGGTGACGCCCGTCAGCCGCCTCGCGCTGCTGCTGGGCCGGGTGCTGCGCGATGCCACCGTGTTCGTCTTCCAGGCGGTGCTGCTGGTGCTGGCCGCGCTGGTGATGGGGCTGCGGGCGCCCCTGCCCGGCGTCCTGATCGGCTTCGCGTTCGTCGCGCTGCTGACGGTGTCGCTGGCCTCGCTGTCGTACGCGCTCGCGATGAAGGTGCGCACGCCGCAGGAGTTCGGCCCGGCGGTCAACGCCATGACGATGCCGATGATGCTGCTGTCGGGCCTGATGCTGCCGATGACACTGGGGCCCGCGTGGCTGGACGTCCTCTCCCACTTCGTGCCGTTCCGCTATCTGGTGGACGCGGTGCGGGACGCGTACGTCGGCTCGTACGCGACGGCGCACATGCTGTACGGCGTCCTGGTCGCGCTCGCCTTCACCGCGCTGGCCGTGACAGTCGGCACACGCGTGTTCCGAACGGCCGGAGCGTAA
- a CDS encoding ABC transporter ATP-binding protein, producing MPIISTAGLARTFQTKLGPVEAVRGIDLTVREGEILGFLGPNGAGKTTTLRMLTTLLAPTGGAATVAGRDLANDPAGVRRACGYVAQSGGVDPQITVREELVTQGRLYRLTKAQAAERAGELARDLGLTDLLGRKAGALSGGQRRRLDIAMALTHRPKVLFLDEPTTGLDPGSRADLWDLIRRLRDEHGTTVFLTTHYLDEADALADRLVVVDRGVVVAEGTPSALKLEYGGSIDASLQDTFLAITGRSATPADAAPVAV from the coding sequence ATGCCCATCATCAGTACGGCCGGACTGGCCCGTACCTTCCAGACCAAGCTCGGCCCCGTCGAGGCCGTGCGCGGCATCGACCTGACCGTCCGCGAGGGCGAGATCCTCGGCTTCCTGGGCCCGAACGGGGCCGGCAAGACGACGACCCTGCGGATGCTGACGACCCTGCTGGCGCCCACCGGTGGCGCGGCCACGGTGGCCGGCCGCGATCTCGCGAACGACCCGGCAGGGGTGCGGCGGGCGTGCGGATACGTGGCCCAGTCGGGCGGGGTCGATCCGCAGATCACCGTGCGGGAGGAACTGGTCACCCAGGGCCGTCTGTACCGCCTGACGAAAGCCCAAGCGGCCGAGCGCGCCGGGGAGTTGGCCCGCGACCTGGGCCTCACCGACCTCCTCGGCCGCAAGGCCGGCGCCCTCTCCGGCGGCCAGCGGCGCCGCCTCGACATCGCGATGGCGCTCACGCACCGCCCGAAGGTCCTGTTCCTCGACGAGCCGACGACCGGCCTCGACCCCGGCAGCCGGGCCGACCTGTGGGACCTGATCCGGCGCCTGCGCGACGAGCACGGCACCACGGTCTTCCTCACCACCCACTACCTCGACGAGGCCGACGCCCTCGCCGACCGTCTGGTCGTCGTCGACCGGGGCGTGGTCGTGGCGGAGGGCACGCCGAGCGCGCTGAAGCTGGAGTACGGCGGCTCGATCGACGCCTCGCTCCAGGACACGTTCCTCGCCATCACCGGCCGCAGCGCCACGCCGGCCGACGCCGCCCCCGTAGCCGTATAG
- a CDS encoding TetR/AcrR family transcriptional regulator, with the protein MAEGLRERKKRETRQRISDIATGLFLEHGFVTVTIAEVAEAADVSVNTVYNYFPAKEDLFFDRSAGVVEQLSRWVRARDKGESAARAVLREMRAEAEAVSPRLGLMEGYDRFMRVIHEAPPLRSRLWSLQQEIHDHLEATLREEAGASAGDPLPGLIAGQIAWIHQTVFVAVGREMLKGRNPDEVSREMLVLLDDIEELLSENVLNYAVRGAQ; encoded by the coding sequence ATGGCTGAGGGGCTCAGGGAGCGGAAGAAGCGCGAGACGAGGCAGCGGATCTCGGACATCGCCACCGGGCTGTTCCTGGAGCACGGCTTCGTGACGGTGACCATCGCGGAGGTGGCGGAGGCCGCCGACGTCTCCGTGAACACCGTCTACAACTACTTCCCGGCGAAGGAGGACCTCTTCTTCGACCGCTCCGCCGGCGTCGTCGAGCAGCTCTCCCGCTGGGTGCGCGCCCGGGACAAGGGGGAGTCGGCCGCCCGGGCCGTGCTGCGGGAGATGCGCGCCGAGGCGGAGGCCGTCTCGCCCCGGCTCGGCCTCATGGAGGGCTACGACCGTTTCATGCGCGTCATCCACGAGGCGCCGCCGCTGCGGTCCCGGCTCTGGAGCCTCCAGCAGGAGATCCACGACCACCTCGAAGCGACCCTGCGCGAGGAGGCCGGCGCGTCCGCCGGCGACCCGCTTCCGGGCCTGATCGCCGGTCAGATCGCCTGGATCCATCAGACGGTCTTCGTCGCCGTCGGCCGCGAGATGCTCAAGGGGCGCAATCCGGACGAAGTGTCACGCGAGATGCTCGTACTTCTCGACGACATCGAGGAGCTGTTGAGCGAGAACGTGCTCAACTACGCCGTCCGAGGCGCTCAATGA
- a CDS encoding 3-hydroxyacyl-CoA dehydrogenase family protein gives MARKLAVIGAGLMGSGIAQVSAQAGWDVVLRDVTDEALKRGTDGIKASYDKFVSKGRLEAHDADAALARITATTDLDAVADADVVVEAVFEKLEVKHEIFRALDKIVRDDTVLASNTSAIPITKIAAATERPERVVGVHFFSPVPMMQLCELVRGYKTSDETLATAREFAESVGKTCIVVNRDVAGFVTTRLISALVVEAAKLYESGVATAEDIDLACKLGFGHAMGPLATADLTGVDILLHATSNIYTESQDEKFAPPELMRRMVDAGDIGRKSGQGFYSY, from the coding sequence GTGGCACGGAAGCTTGCCGTCATCGGCGCCGGCTTGATGGGTTCCGGGATCGCCCAGGTCTCCGCTCAGGCGGGGTGGGACGTCGTCCTGCGGGACGTCACCGACGAGGCTCTCAAACGTGGCACCGACGGCATCAAGGCCTCGTACGACAAGTTCGTCAGCAAGGGCAGGCTGGAGGCGCACGACGCCGACGCCGCCCTCGCCCGTATCACCGCGACCACCGACCTGGACGCCGTCGCCGACGCGGACGTCGTCGTCGAAGCGGTCTTCGAGAAGCTCGAGGTCAAGCACGAGATCTTCCGCGCGCTCGACAAGATCGTGCGGGACGACACCGTGCTCGCCTCCAACACCTCGGCCATCCCCATCACCAAGATCGCGGCGGCCACCGAGCGCCCCGAGCGGGTCGTGGGTGTCCACTTCTTCTCGCCGGTGCCGATGATGCAACTGTGCGAGCTGGTCCGCGGTTACAAGACGAGCGACGAAACCCTCGCCACCGCACGGGAGTTCGCCGAGTCCGTCGGCAAGACCTGCATCGTCGTCAACCGCGATGTCGCCGGCTTCGTGACGACCCGTCTCATCTCGGCCCTCGTCGTGGAGGCCGCCAAGCTGTACGAGTCGGGCGTCGCCACCGCCGAGGACATCGACCTCGCCTGCAAGCTGGGCTTCGGCCACGCCATGGGCCCGCTCGCCACCGCGGACCTCACCGGCGTCGACATCCTGCTGCACGCCACCAGCAACATCTACACCGAGTCCCAGGACGAGAAGTTCGCCCCGCCGGAGCTGATGCGCCGGATGGTGGACGCAGGTGACATCGGCCGTAAGAGCGGGCAAGGCTTTTACAGCTACTGA
- a CDS encoding STAS domain-containing protein: MHIRGDHAELVVGGVLDVRSAADARTVLHSAVDDGVGDLVLDLSELDSWDATGLGVIMGAHRRAGRCGRRLVLRGVPPQMQRLLVATRLHRILAIEGGIGVESLPRV, from the coding sequence ATGCACATCAGGGGCGACCACGCCGAACTGGTCGTCGGGGGCGTCCTCGACGTCCGCAGCGCGGCGGACGCCCGTACGGTCCTGCACTCGGCCGTCGACGACGGAGTCGGCGATCTGGTGCTCGACCTGTCCGAGCTGGACTCCTGGGACGCCACCGGACTCGGGGTGATCATGGGGGCCCACCGGCGGGCCGGCCGCTGCGGCCGGCGCCTGGTGCTGCGCGGTGTACCGCCGCAGATGCAGCGCCTGCTGGTGGCCACCCGGCTGCACCGGATCCTGGCAATCGAGGGCGGCATCGGGGTGGAGTCCCTGCCCCGGGTGTGA
- a CDS encoding ATP-binding protein codes for MDPNNRGPEEYGHDGDGQSSRHRPPRDPLTPDFGQHSPALARTVQLVSGDFLLTVNPVDGSEIEVCPPAERPSRPEKLTPADRAEADRAAKPPVPPGPTRRAEPLLARQDEREQLVRMLARGRSVRLVGSPGAGRTSLLDLVAEDCADLAPDGVVRLTGFHRTPADLLYDLFYAVYSAPLHRPDQDDLLALVREIGAVVVLDDLEFGGAALDELLDATPECAFLLGATPDVPVPSVDSGIEEVALGGLDRAVSVELLERQIGRVLTEDEANWAGDLWFESEGLPLRFVQAGALLRQRDRLRAGADAVDEYGVFEDAPPEDAPFDAAYGGTEARGEETPLPSLGEAAGPAPLLASRLSASARATLKFAVALGGEVPHQAHLPALVGDTHADAALGELADCGLVSPVGPRYRLAAGVQAQLAAAGYAEDVQGGALTAARHYAWWAGHPSVTPERVCAEADAVLAALGVLVPGTTPPAEDEESPTVPLARTAGPAFAAGLHWSAWERALRAGAEAARLAGDVTEQAYFHHELGVLALCGGQLDRARAELETSIGLRGALADKRGTVAGRRALALVSDRSGTTPGLVAFGATAGEEVPDARYEESQSPPGGVPAAAFPPVGDATTLVTHQASSPSSPSSPAPAHKGRGGVRGFARRNLVAAGSGALLVAVLGTVVTLGATSDNDPNNPATQVGVNPSASQGIGDDSLGADTAEGDDGKGSGDTGTATSRPTDPGPDGTYGTSDDPTPTESAGPSDDPTGTQGSGGGSSNTPTKPPSSTTRPPTSRPPTSNPPTSNPPTSQPPTTEPPTSEPPTSEPPTTSPSTSDSASGPASSAPASTSASAPETSEAGAPSSSDAVI; via the coding sequence ATGGACCCGAACAACCGGGGACCCGAGGAGTACGGCCATGACGGTGACGGCCAGTCGTCGCGCCATCGCCCGCCCAGGGACCCCCTCACACCCGACTTCGGACAGCACTCGCCCGCGCTCGCCCGCACGGTGCAGCTGGTCTCGGGCGACTTCCTGCTCACCGTCAACCCCGTCGACGGCAGCGAGATCGAGGTCTGCCCGCCGGCCGAGCGGCCGTCGCGGCCCGAGAAGCTGACCCCGGCCGATCGCGCCGAGGCCGACCGCGCCGCCAAGCCGCCCGTCCCACCCGGGCCGACCCGCCGCGCCGAGCCGCTGCTCGCCCGCCAGGACGAGCGCGAACAGCTGGTACGGATGCTCGCCCGCGGACGCTCCGTGCGCCTGGTCGGCTCCCCGGGCGCGGGCCGCACCAGCCTCCTCGACCTCGTCGCCGAGGACTGCGCGGACCTCGCCCCCGACGGCGTGGTCCGGCTCACCGGCTTCCACCGCACGCCCGCCGACCTCCTGTACGACCTCTTCTACGCCGTCTACAGCGCGCCCCTGCACCGCCCGGATCAGGACGACCTGCTCGCCCTCGTGCGCGAGATCGGCGCGGTCGTCGTCCTGGACGACCTCGAGTTCGGCGGCGCCGCGCTCGACGAGCTGCTGGACGCGACCCCCGAGTGCGCGTTCCTGCTCGGCGCCACCCCGGACGTGCCCGTGCCGTCCGTCGACTCCGGCATCGAGGAGGTCGCCCTCGGCGGCCTCGACCGTGCCGTGAGCGTGGAGCTCCTGGAGCGCCAGATCGGCCGGGTCCTCACCGAGGACGAGGCGAACTGGGCGGGCGACCTGTGGTTCGAGTCGGAGGGCCTGCCGCTGCGGTTCGTCCAGGCCGGAGCCCTGCTGCGGCAGCGGGACCGGCTACGGGCCGGCGCGGACGCCGTCGACGAGTACGGGGTCTTCGAGGACGCGCCGCCGGAAGACGCGCCCTTCGACGCGGCGTACGGCGGCACCGAGGCCCGCGGCGAGGAGACACCCCTGCCGTCGCTCGGCGAGGCGGCCGGACCCGCGCCGCTGCTCGCCTCGCGGCTCAGCGCCTCGGCCCGCGCCACCCTGAAGTTCGCCGTCGCGCTCGGCGGCGAGGTGCCGCACCAGGCGCATCTGCCCGCGCTCGTCGGCGACACCCACGCGGATGCCGCCCTGGGCGAGCTGGCCGACTGCGGGCTGGTCTCGCCGGTCGGCCCCCGCTACCGGCTCGCCGCGGGCGTGCAGGCCCAGCTGGCGGCCGCCGGATACGCCGAGGACGTCCAGGGCGGCGCCCTCACCGCCGCGCGGCACTACGCCTGGTGGGCCGGGCACCCCTCGGTCACGCCGGAGCGCGTGTGCGCCGAGGCGGACGCCGTGCTCGCCGCGCTGGGCGTGCTCGTGCCGGGTACGACTCCGCCCGCCGAGGACGAGGAGAGCCCGACCGTGCCGCTGGCCCGCACCGCGGGGCCCGCGTTCGCGGCCGGGCTGCACTGGAGCGCCTGGGAGCGGGCGCTGCGGGCGGGCGCCGAGGCCGCTCGCCTGGCCGGTGACGTCACCGAACAGGCCTACTTCCACCACGAGTTGGGCGTCCTCGCACTCTGCGGCGGCCAGCTGGACCGGGCCCGCGCCGAGCTGGAGACCTCCATCGGCCTGCGCGGAGCCCTCGCCGACAAGCGCGGCACGGTCGCGGGCCGCAGGGCGCTGGCCTTGGTCTCGGACCGCTCCGGCACGACGCCGGGGCTGGTCGCCTTCGGCGCCACGGCGGGGGAGGAGGTGCCGGACGCGCGGTACGAGGAGTCGCAGTCGCCGCCGGGAGGAGTCCCGGCCGCCGCGTTCCCGCCGGTCGGGGACGCCACCACCCTGGTCACCCACCAGGCCTCGTCGCCGTCCTCACCGTCGTCCCCGGCGCCCGCGCACAAGGGCCGCGGCGGCGTCCGGGGCTTCGCGCGGCGCAACCTCGTCGCGGCCGGCTCGGGCGCGCTGCTCGTGGCCGTGCTCGGCACGGTGGTGACGCTCGGCGCCACGTCCGACAACGACCCCAACAACCCGGCCACCCAGGTCGGGGTCAACCCGTCCGCCAGCCAGGGCATCGGCGACGACAGCCTCGGCGCCGACACGGCGGAGGGTGACGACGGCAAGGGCTCCGGCGACACGGGCACGGCCACCAGCCGGCCCACCGACCCGGGCCCCGACGGGACGTACGGCACGTCGGACGACCCGACCCCGACTGAGTCGGCGGGGCCGTCGGACGACCCGACCGGTACACAGGGCTCGGGCGGCGGCTCCTCGAACACGCCGACGAAGCCGCCGTCGTCGACGACGCGGCCGCCGACTTCGAGGCCCCCGACGTCCAACCCGCCCACGTCCAACCCGCCCACGTCCCAACCGCCGACCACTGAGCCACCGACATCGGAGCCGCCGACCAGCGAGCCGCCGACCACGTCACCGTCCACCTCCGACTCGGCCAGCGGCCCGGCCTCCAGCGCCCCTGCGAGCACCTCCGCAAGCGCGCCGGAGACGAGCGAGGCGGGGGCGCCGAGCAGCTCGGACGCTGTAATCTGA
- the nucS gene encoding endonuclease NucS gives MRLVIARCSVDYAGRLTAHLPSAPRLILVKADGSVSIHADDRAYKPLNWMSPPCTLKEGDGEQKDIWTVTNKGGEKLIITMEEILHDSSHELGVDPGLIKDGVEAHLQELLADRIETLGEGYTLIRREYMTAIGPVDILCRDAEGRTVAVEIKRRGEIDGVEQLTRYLELLNRDPHLAPVRGIFAAQEIKPQARVLATDRGIGCQVLDYDAMRGIEDDKLRLF, from the coding sequence ATGCGTCTCGTCATTGCCCGATGCTCCGTCGACTACGCGGGCCGGCTCACCGCCCACCTGCCCTCGGCGCCCCGTCTGATCCTGGTCAAGGCGGACGGCAGCGTCTCGATCCACGCGGACGACCGGGCCTACAAACCCCTGAACTGGATGTCGCCGCCCTGCACCCTGAAGGAGGGTGACGGCGAGCAGAAGGACATCTGGACGGTCACCAACAAGGGGGGCGAGAAGCTCATCATCACGATGGAGGAGATCCTCCACGACTCCTCCCACGAACTCGGCGTGGACCCCGGCCTGATCAAGGACGGCGTGGAAGCGCACCTCCAGGAGCTCCTCGCCGACCGCATCGAGACCCTCGGCGAGGGCTACACGCTCATCCGCCGCGAGTACATGACGGCCATCGGCCCGGTCGACATCCTGTGCCGGGACGCGGAGGGCCGGACCGTCGCGGTCGAGATCAAGCGTCGCGGCGAGATCGACGGCGTGGAGCAACTCACCCGCTATCTGGAGCTGCTGAACCGCGACCCCCACCTCGCGCCGGTCCGCGGCATCTTCGCGGCCCAGGAGATCAAGCCCCAGGCCCGCGTCCTCGCGACGGACCGGGGCATCGGCTGCCAGGTGCTGGACTACGACGCCATGCGCGGCATCGAGGACGACAAGTTGCGGTTGTTCTGA
- a CDS encoding SCO5389 family protein, whose translation MSLDVSPALLEQAERGEVDEAEFVDCVRTSLPYAWEMISSLVAQLKVDGGQFADNQTPPPDEQARGQLLRALASDAIRGALQRHFGVRLAFQNCHRVAVFPLDSSVDETLTRFTSVRSQLLNQSPEFRDC comes from the coding sequence ATGTCGCTCGACGTCTCACCGGCCCTACTCGAACAGGCCGAGCGAGGCGAGGTCGACGAAGCAGAATTCGTCGACTGCGTCCGGACCTCCCTGCCCTATGCGTGGGAGATGATCAGCTCCCTGGTGGCTCAGCTGAAGGTCGACGGCGGTCAGTTCGCCGACAACCAGACGCCCCCGCCGGACGAGCAGGCACGTGGCCAGCTGCTGCGTGCGCTTGCGAGTGACGCGATACGCGGCGCGCTGCAGCGGCACTTCGGGGTGCGACTGGCCTTCCAGAACTGCCACCGGGTGGCGGTGTTCCCGCTTGACTCCTCGGTCGACGAGACGCTGACCCGCTTCACCTCGGTCCGCAGCCAGCTGCTGAACCAGTCCCCGGAATTCAGGGACTGCTGA
- a CDS encoding LLM class flavin-dependent oxidoreductase translates to MHVGSFVLAARFPGQGEGEALHRAVRSAEVAEEAGLDTVWVAEHHFVPYGTCPSAITLAAVLLGRTRRLRVGTAVSVLPTVHPVALGEQAALLHITSGGRFSLGVGRGGPWVDLEVFGSGLKAYEEGFPESLDLLLRWLREPSVASAGERFDFREVPVVPRPSECLTDVEGPEVVVACTSPKSVRLAAERGLPMLLGMHVGDEEKAEMVALWREHARAAGRSADEIRGAAHVSAGVCQIADRRTDAVETLTKAMPGWLRQGLEAHVTVDGRHRPMRDPLAYTELLCGLHPVGTPRLCADRLAATSERTGISRFALLVEGSGDLAATEENVRRLGAEVLPHLG, encoded by the coding sequence ATGCACGTAGGTAGTTTCGTGTTGGCCGCCCGGTTCCCGGGACAGGGCGAGGGGGAGGCGCTGCACCGCGCCGTCCGCTCCGCCGAGGTCGCCGAGGAAGCGGGGCTCGACACGGTCTGGGTGGCCGAGCACCACTTCGTGCCGTACGGCACCTGTCCGTCCGCGATCACCCTGGCCGCGGTACTGCTCGGCCGTACCCGGCGGCTGAGGGTCGGCACCGCGGTCAGTGTGCTGCCCACCGTCCATCCGGTGGCCCTCGGCGAACAGGCCGCGCTGCTGCACATCACCTCCGGCGGGCGGTTCTCGCTGGGCGTGGGGCGCGGCGGGCCGTGGGTCGACCTGGAGGTCTTCGGCTCGGGTCTCAAGGCGTACGAGGAGGGGTTCCCCGAATCACTCGATCTGCTGCTGCGCTGGCTGCGCGAGCCCTCGGTCGCGTCCGCCGGCGAGCGGTTCGACTTCCGCGAAGTCCCCGTCGTACCGAGGCCGTCGGAGTGCCTCACGGACGTCGAGGGGCCCGAGGTCGTCGTCGCGTGTACGTCACCGAAGAGCGTGCGGCTCGCGGCCGAGCGCGGGCTGCCGATGCTGCTCGGGATGCACGTGGGCGACGAGGAGAAGGCCGAGATGGTCGCCCTGTGGCGGGAGCACGCGCGCGCGGCCGGGCGGTCGGCGGACGAGATCCGTGGCGCGGCCCATGTCTCGGCCGGTGTCTGCCAGATCGCCGACCGGCGCACGGACGCGGTGGAGACGCTGACGAAGGCGATGCCGGGCTGGCTCCGCCAGGGCCTGGAGGCCCATGTGACGGTGGACGGCCGCCATCGCCCGATGCGCGATCCGCTGGCGTACACCGAACTGCTCTGCGGACTGCACCCGGTCGGCACCCCACGCCTGTGCGCCGACCGCCTGGCGGCGACCAGCGAACGGACGGGGATCTCCCGCTTCGCCCTGCTCGTCGAGGGCTCGGGCGACCTGGCGGCGACCGAGGAGAACGTACGACGGCTGGGCGCCGAAGTGCTGCCGCACCTCGGCTGA
- a CDS encoding ATP/GTP-binding protein, producing MSPRRNRPKGVGSSGNSAEDDRSGRYGGWQATESWQGEDWNVRHVAGASAQGKAYRCPGCDQMIPDGVPHVVAWPGHGGVDDRRHWHKACWNAKDRRTTRVQRSRNAPKF from the coding sequence GTGTCCCCGCGTCGCAACCGACCCAAGGGAGTCGGCTCGTCCGGAAACAGCGCCGAGGACGACCGTTCCGGCCGCTACGGCGGCTGGCAGGCCACGGAGAGCTGGCAGGGCGAGGACTGGAACGTACGGCATGTGGCGGGCGCGAGCGCGCAGGGCAAGGCGTACCGCTGCCCGGGCTGCGACCAGATGATCCCGGACGGCGTCCCGCACGTCGTCGCCTGGCCGGGCCACGGAGGCGTCGACGACCGCCGTCACTGGCACAAGGCGTGCTGGAACGCGAAGGACCGCCGCACCACGCGGGTGCAGCGGTCCCGTAACGCGCCGAAGTTCTAA
- a CDS encoding ABC transporter permease subunit — MSTPQPPMPQTAAPNWQAAPGSSYPTYNSPIPIVRTHLGHALASEWTKIRSVRSTMWTLGVFVLLVVGIGVSVAALIAANASDGSLGGESPLGFGFFGLLLGSICIITLGVLTTASEYGTGMIRTTMTACPTRGRVLAAKAIVFFVVAFVVTLTSALLVALADVAILDGAREPSGSEWLKGTVGISAYIALLGLLSLVVGSVIRHSAGAITIMIGVLLAPLVIALFMFSESLKDLQDALIEYSIPNQLSVFYSQSLSDSGPSGWDPLWIMLGVTAAAFAGAYALLEKRDV, encoded by the coding sequence ATGAGCACGCCCCAGCCTCCGATGCCGCAGACCGCCGCACCGAACTGGCAGGCGGCGCCCGGCTCGTCGTACCCCACCTACAACTCGCCGATCCCGATCGTGCGCACGCACCTCGGGCACGCGCTCGCCTCGGAGTGGACGAAGATCCGTTCGGTGCGCTCCACGATGTGGACGCTCGGCGTGTTCGTGCTGCTCGTGGTCGGCATCGGCGTGTCGGTCGCCGCGCTGATCGCCGCCAACGCGTCGGACGGGAGCCTGGGAGGTGAGAGCCCGCTGGGATTCGGCTTCTTCGGGCTGCTGCTCGGCAGCATCTGCATCATCACGCTCGGCGTGCTGACCACGGCCTCGGAGTACGGCACCGGCATGATCCGCACCACGATGACCGCGTGCCCCACCCGCGGCCGCGTGCTGGCGGCGAAGGCGATCGTGTTCTTCGTCGTCGCGTTCGTCGTGACGCTGACGTCGGCCCTCCTGGTCGCCCTCGCGGACGTGGCCATCCTGGACGGGGCGCGGGAGCCGTCCGGCTCGGAATGGCTGAAGGGCACGGTCGGCATCTCGGCCTACATCGCGCTGCTCGGCCTGCTCTCGCTCGTCGTCGGCTCGGTCATCCGGCACTCGGCGGGCGCGATCACGATCATGATCGGTGTCCTGCTGGCCCCGCTGGTCATCGCGCTGTTCATGTTCTCGGAGTCGCTCAAGGACCTCCAGGACGCCCTGATCGAGTACTCCATCCCGAACCAGCTCAGCGTCTTCTACTCCCAGTCCCTCAGCGACTCCGGCCCCTCCGGCTGGGACCCCCTGTGGATCATGCTCGGCGTGACCGCGGCCGCGTTCGCCGGCGCCTACGCGCTGCTGGAGAAGCGGGACGTGTGA
- a CDS encoding ABC transporter ATP-binding protein — translation MIEAVGLTKRYGDKTAVYNLSFQVRPGSVTGFLGPNGSGKSTTMRMILGLDNPTAGQVTIGGYPYRKLPNAPRQVGALLDAKAVHGGRAARNHLLSLAQLSGIPARRVDEVLGVVGLQDVARRRSKGFSLGMGQRLGIAAALLGDPQVLLFDEPVNGLDPEGILWVRNLMKSLAAEGRTVFVSSHLMSEMALTADHLIVIGRGQLLADMSVRDFIAANSAGFARVRTPDTEPQLREKLAGALTEAGGHVLPEQDGALRVTGLPLPRISDLAHDSDVRLWELSPHQASLEEAYMRMTQGAVDYRSTIDQKEGLQQPLPPGAQPPMPVPGQGQPGWYAPPPPQQGAQPFAAPQGGPGPYGAPGAPAAAPGADAPNPYAQHAPQAPQGPAQPPAAPTQAPAQPSVAPAPAAAPVAPSAPAAPTKPEDAR, via the coding sequence ATGATCGAGGCAGTCGGCCTGACCAAGCGCTACGGCGACAAGACCGCTGTGTACAACCTGTCCTTCCAGGTGCGGCCCGGTTCCGTCACCGGCTTCCTGGGCCCCAACGGCTCGGGCAAGTCGACGACGATGCGGATGATCCTCGGCCTGGACAACCCGACGGCGGGACAAGTCACGATCGGCGGCTATCCGTACCGCAAGCTGCCCAACGCCCCCCGCCAGGTCGGCGCCCTGCTGGACGCCAAGGCCGTGCACGGCGGCCGGGCCGCCCGCAACCATCTGCTGTCCCTGGCCCAGCTGTCCGGTATCCCGGCCCGGCGCGTGGACGAGGTCCTGGGCGTGGTCGGCCTCCAGGACGTGGCCCGGCGGCGCTCCAAGGGCTTCTCGCTCGGCATGGGCCAGCGGCTCGGCATCGCCGCCGCGCTGCTCGGCGACCCCCAGGTGCTGCTGTTCGACGAGCCGGTCAACGGCCTCGACCCCGAGGGCATCCTCTGGGTGCGCAACCTGATGAAGTCGCTCGCGGCCGAGGGCCGTACCGTCTTCGTCTCCTCGCACCTCATGAGCGAGATGGCGCTGACCGCCGACCACCTGATCGTGATCGGGCGCGGCCAGTTGCTCGCCGACATGAGCGTCAGGGACTTCATCGCGGCGAACTCCGCCGGCTTCGCCCGGGTGCGTACGCCCGACACCGAGCCGCAGCTGCGCGAGAAGCTGGCCGGCGCGCTCACCGAGGCGGGCGGGCATGTGCTGCCCGAGCAGGACGGCGCGCTGCGGGTGACCGGGCTGCCGCTCCCCCGCATCAGCGACCTCGCGCACGACTCCGACGTACGGCTGTGGGAGCTGTCGCCGCACCAGGCCTCGCTGGAGGAGGCGTACATGCGGATGACGCAGGGCGCCGTCGACTACCGCTCGACGATCGACCAGAAGGAAGGGCTCCAGCAGCCGCTGCCGCCGGGCGCGCAGCCGCCGATGCCGGTGCCGGGTCAGGGCCAGCCCGGCTGGTACGCCCCGCCGCCGCCCCAGCAGGGCGCGCAGCCGTTCGCCGCGCCGCAGGGCGGGCCGGGGCCGTACGGCGCCCCTGGCGCGCCCGCTGCGGCGCCGGGGGCGGACGCACCCAACCCGTACGCCCAGCACGCGCCCCAGGCGCCCCAGGGCCCGGCGCAGCCCCCCGCCGCGCCGACGCAGGCCCCGGCACAGCCGTCCGTCGCACCCGCACCCGCGGCCGCGCCCGTCGCACCCTCCGCCCCTGCCGCCCCGACCAAGCCCGAGGACGCCCGATGA